The following are encoded in a window of Rosa chinensis cultivar Old Blush chromosome 4, RchiOBHm-V2, whole genome shotgun sequence genomic DNA:
- the LOC112197876 gene encoding ankyrin repeat domain-containing protein 13C isoform X2 — MAAIDVLKYAHSPAHKAIVTKDYASLRRILAALPRLSNPAEIQTESASLAEEEKADAIAAVIDRRDVPNRDTPLHLAVKLGDQTATEMLMVAGADWSLQNEQGWSALQEAICSREEAISMIIVRHYQPLAWAKWCRRLPRLIGTMRRMRDFYMEITFHFESSVIPFISRIAPSDTYKIWKRGANLRADMTLAGFDGFRIQRSDQSVLFLGDGSDDGKVPPGSLCMISHKDREVMNALDGAGSQATEEEVRQEVVAMSQTNIFRPGIDVTQAVLLPQLTWRRQEKTETVGSWKAKVYDMHNVVVSIKSRRVPGAMTDDEFFSSCNENETESEELDDILTEDERRQLEVALKLDSSESTNESGDGIIEHRHSCYESREIPIEDVSNCRNGETKQEKKGWFGGWRKRDTKNEGHKKTVPPRSSLCVDEKVSDLLGDSPSRNQSRPGRNNVDAVVRGDDHRRGRDIKASSSVGSDSRSRHKDASKENEYKKGLRPILWLSPNFPLQTEELLPLLDILANKVKAIRRLRELLTTKLPMGTFPVKFLSGSHVFTSRLLSQ, encoded by the exons ATGGCTGCAATTGACGTTCTCAAGTATGCTCATAGTCCTGCACACAAAGCCATAGTCACCAAGGACTATGCCAGTCTCAGGAGGATTCTTGCAGCTCTTCCGCGGCTTTCTAATCCTGCCGAGATTCAAACTGAATCAGCTTCATTAGCTGAAGAAGAGAAGGCCGATGCCATTGCTGCCGTCATTGATCGACGGGATGTCCCAAACCGTGACACCCCTCTTCACTTGGCTGTAAAACTTGGGGACCAGACAGCCACTGAAATGCTTATGGTTGCCGGGGCAGACTGGAGCTTGCAGAATGAGCAGGGGTGGAGTGCACTCCAGGAAGCAATTTGCAGTAGAGAAGAAGCAATTTCCATGATTATAGTTAGGCACTATCAGCCATTGGCTTGGGCAAAATGGTGCAGAAGGTTGCCTCGTTTAATTGGAACCATGCGGAGGATGAGAGACTTCTACATGGAAATTACATTCCACTTCGAGAGTTCTGTGATTCCTTTCATTTCGAGGATTGCTCCATCAGACACATACAAGATCTGGAAAAGGGGGGCAAATTTGAGAGCAGACATGACATTGGCTGGTTTCGATGGTTTTAGGATTCAGCGTTCTGATCAGAGTGTTCTTTTTCTTGGTGATGGGTCTGACGATGGCAAGGTGCCTCCTGGGTCACTTTGCATGATCTCACACAAGGATAGGGAGGTGATGAATGCTTTGGATGGGGCTGGGTCTCAAGCAACTGAAGAAGAGGTTCGGCAAGAGGTGGTTGCAATGTCGCAGACTAATATATTCAGGCCTGGCATTGATGTGACTCAGGCAGTTCTCTTACCTCAGTTGACTTGGAGGCGGCAGGAGAAAACAGAAACGGTTGGATCATGGAAGGCTAAGGTATATGATATGCATAATGTGGTTGTGAGTATCAAGTCTAGGCGGGTCCCTGGGGCTATGACAGATGATGAGTTTTTCTCATCTTGCAATGAAAATGAAACAGAAAGTGAGGAACTTGATGATATTTTGACAGAGGATGAGAGGAGGCAACTTGAAGTTGCACTGAAACTGGATTCATCCGAATCGACCAATGAGAGTGGTGATGGAATTATTGAGCATCGTCATAGTTGTTATGAGTCGAGAGAAATTCCTATTGAGGATGTAAGCAATTGTAGAAATGGAGAGACCaagcaggaaaagaaaggatGGTTTGGTGGATGGAGGAAACGGGATACCAAAAATGAAGGACATAAAAAGACTGTCCCACCAAGAAGTTCTCTTTGTGTGGATGAGAAGGTGAGTGATCTGCTAGGAGATTCTCCATCCAGAAATCAAAGCAGACCCGGAAGAAATAATGTGGACGCTGTTGTGAGGGGCGATGATCACAGGAGAGGAAGGGATATAAAAGCATCTTCCTCGGTGGGTTCTGATAGCAGAAGTCGTCATAAGGATGCAAGCAAGGAGAATGAGTATAAGAAAGGGCTAAGGCCTATTCTCTGGCTTTCCCCCAACTTTCCACTACAAACAGAGGAACTGTTGCCGTTGCTTGATATTCTAGCAAACAAGGTTAAGGCCATCCGTCGTTTGAGGGAACTGCTTACTACCAAACTTCCAATGGGAACATTTCCCGTCAAG TTTCTGAGTGGTTCCCATGTGTTTACATCTAGGTTGCTATCCCAGTGA
- the LOC121052682 gene encoding uncharacterized protein LOC121052682, translating into MNQAMLVKASWRIFNGDDGLWNSIYKDKYLSQCSLTDSDYKYPPGSSSTWRSVGHGAELLRNGLIWCVGDGKTIKFWTDLWVSETLPIIVALPNSHIDIDATMCSFWDNCEWNLDMLSLCLPFHIIQKILCISPGGDGCGPDAQIWGHTSNGCFNVKSAYCSLLEPMEQNQFQWSFIWGIAQKLLLFGNAYVGLILSKIRFNCAGLDGSLPTFTVRLLLVKISNGVAFWFSFVGFYVNGETNLSLKVIFSCLLMPLKSFLMLQMNGLLRKLNSLMWVTLVLICYLG; encoded by the exons ATGAACCAGGCTATGCTTGTCAAGGCAAGTTGGCGGATTTTTAATGGCGATGATGGTCTTTGGAATTCCATTTACAAGGATAAATATCTCTCTCAGTGTTCCCTTACTGATAGTGATTACAAATACCCTCCTGGAAGTTCCAGCACTTGGAGAAGTGTTGGCCATGGAGCTGAGCTTCTCCGAAATGGTCTAATTTGGTGTGTTGGTGATGGCAAAACCATAAAATTTTGGACTGATTTATGGGTTAGTGAGACTCTTCCCATTATTGTTGCTTTGCCAAACTCTCATATTGATATTGATGCTACTATGTGCTCCTTTTGGGACAACTGTGAATGGAACCTGGATATGTTATCTCTTTGTCTCCCTTTTCACATTATTCAAAAAATCCTTTGCATCTCCCCTGGTGGTGATGGATGTGGACCTGATGCTCAAATATGGGGACATACTTCTAACGGTTGTTTTAATGTCAAAAGTGCTTATTGCAGCCTACTTGAGCCTATGGAGCAAAATCAGTTTCAATGGAGTTTTATTTGGG GGATTGCCCAAAAGCTTCTGCTATTTGGAAATGCTTATGTTGGCCTCATTCTATCAAAAATACGTTTCAATTGCGCTGGTCTGGATGGTTCCTTGCCAACCTTCACTGTAAGGCTCCTTTTGGTCAAAATATCCAATGGTGTTGCTTTTTGGTTTTCATTTGTTGGTTTTTATGTAAATGGAGAAACAAATTTGTCTTTGAAAGTGATTTTTAGCTGCCTCTTAATGCCCCTCAAATCATTCTTAATGCTGCAAATGAATGGGTTGCTGCGCAAGCTCAACTCTCTAATGTGGGTGACTTTAGTATTAATATGTTATCTTGGTTGA
- the LOC112197875 gene encoding uncharacterized protein sll0005, with protein MEAAPQLVSTGIESLRRSSKHSFPTTTSSRVRVRVPNRLNRVLAVATDPKPTKSGSSPSKPPKSPSPDSVNGSSSRPPPINGVSTRIGDVSKEIKRVRAQMEENEDLAILMKGLRGQNLKDSQFAEDDVQLRLVEVDESSEFLPVVYDPASISAYWGKRPRAVVTRVIQLLSVTGGFLSRLAGDFINKKIKENEVARAIEIREIVTSLGPAYIKLGQALSIRPDILSPAAMTELQKLCDKVPSFPDDIAMALIEEELGQPWQNIYSELSSSPIAAASLGQVYKGRLKENGDLVAVKVQRPFVLETVTVDLFIIRNLGLVLRRFPQISVDVVGLVDEWAARFFEELDYINEGENGLLFAEMMRKDLPQVVVPKTYPKYTSRKVLTTSWLEGEKLSQSTESDVGELVNVGVICYLKQLLDTGLFHADPHPGNLIRTPDGKLAILDFGLVTKLTDDQKYGMIEAIAHLIHRDYGAIVKDFVKLGFIDEGVNLEPILPVLAKVFDQALEGGGAKNINFQDLAADLAQITFDYPFKIPPYFALIIRAIGVLEGIALVGNPDFAIVDEAYPYIAQRLLTDESPRLRNALRYTIYGKSGVFDAERFIDVMQAFESFITAAKSGGGEEMNGDMAELGLLQSRTEYTLPGFASNVQPVQTRAALAFVLSDKGNFFREFLLDEIVKGIDAVTREQLVRAMALLGFGNALPVFSMAPSFGPFKPAGLLPTITEEDRVILNNVQRVVEFLAAGSSISRTSNQELNVSQVIQEFLPVMPSISSKVLPEVLSRLSSRVIARVIRDTIL; from the exons ATGGAGGCAGCGCCTCAGCTCGTCTCCACTGGAATCGAATCCCTTCGCCGGAGCTCCAAGCATTCATTCCCGACCACAACCTCTAGTAGAGTTCGAGTTCGCGTTCCGAACCGATTGAACCGGGTTCTTGCGGTTGCCACCGACCCCAAACCCACCAAGTCCGGCTCATCACCATCAAAGCCACCCAAATCTCCATCGCCAGACTCTGTCAATGGCTCCTCCTCGAGGCCTCCGCCTATCAATGGAGTTTCCACG AGAATTGGAGATGTTTCAAAGGAAATCAAAAGGGTGCGAGCACAGATGGAAGAAAACGAAGACTTGGCAATACTCATGAAAGGTCTTCGCGGACAAAATTTGAAGGATTCACAGTTTGCTGAGGATGATGTTCAGCTTCGTCTTGTTGAG GTAGATGAAAGCAGTGAATTTTTGCCTGTGGTATATGATCCTGCTAGCATCTCTGCTTATTGGGGAAAACGGCCTCGTGCTGTTGTGACACGTGTAATTCAATTACTCTCTGTAACTGGGGGTTTCCTTTCACGTCTTGCAGGGGATTTtataaacaagaaaatcaaagaG AATGAAGTTGCTAGGGCCATTGAAATAAGGGAAATTGTGACCTCTTTGGGTCCCGCATATATCAAACTTGGGCAAGCATTGAGCATTCGACCAGATATACTATCACCCGCTGCAATGACTGAGCTGCAAAAGCTTTGTGATAAG GTTCCTTCATTTCCGGATGATATAGCTATGGCTCTCATTGAGGAGGAGCTTGGTCAGCCATGGCAAAACATCTACTCTGAGCTCTCTTCCTCTCCAATTGCTGCTG CATCTCTTGGGCAAGTATATAAGGGCCGgctaaaagaaaatggagatcTTGTGGCTGTTAAAGTGCAGAGACCTTTTGTTCTTGAAACAGTAACTGTTGATTTGTTTATCATACGGAACTTGGGTTTGGTTCTCCGGAGGTTTCCACAG ATCTCTGTAGATGTGGTTGGATTAGTTGATGAATGGGCAGCTCGTTTTTTTGAAGAGTTGGATTATATTAATGAGGGTGAGAATGGACTACTCTTTGCTGAAATGATGAGAAAAGATCTTCCACAG GTGGTTGTACCAAAAACCTACCCAAAATATACATCAAGAAAGGTTCTTACTACATCATGGTTAGAAGGAGAGAAGCTATCGCAAAGTACTGAAAGTGATGTTGGAGAACTGGTCAATGTTGGAGTCATATGCTACCTGAAGCAG TTGCTTGACACTGGGTTATTTCATGCTGATCCTCATCCTGGGAATTTGATTCGCACTCCAGATGGCAAGCTTGCCATACTTGATTTTG GTCTGGTCACCAAGTTAACTGATGATCAAAAGTATGGAATGATCGAGGCAATTGCTCACCTTATTCATCGTGATTATGGAGCCATAGTCAAAGACTTTGTCAAGCTTGGTTTTATTGACGAGGGGGTAAATCTAGAACCTATTTTGCCTGTTCTGGCCAAGGTTTTTGATCAGGCTCTTGAAGGTGGAGGAGCAAAAAATATCAACTTCCAAGACTTGGCAGCAGATTTGGCACAAATCACATTTGACTATCCATTTAAGATACCGCCTTATTTCGCTCTTATAATTAGAGCAATTGGGGTCCTGGAAGGCATAGCTTTAGTGGGAAATCCTGATTTTGCTATTGTGGATGAGGCCTATCCATATATTGCCCAG AGGCTACTGACAGATGAATCCCCACGGTTAAGGAATGCTTTACGTTACACAATTTATGGGAAATCTGGAGTTTTTGATGCGGAAAGATTTATTGATGTCATGCAAGCCTTTGAGAGTTTCATAACTGCTGCTAAAAGTGGAGGTGGAGAGGAAATGAATGGCGATATGGCTGAACTTGGACTTTTGCAAAGTCGAACAGAGTATACCCTTCCTGGATTTGCATCAAATGTGCAACCAGTTCAAACAAGGGCGGCTTTAGCATTTGTACTGTCTGATAAAGGAAACTTTTTCAGAGAATTTCTTCTGGATGAG ATTGTGAAAGGCATTGATGCAGTTACAAGAGAACAATTGGTTCGTGCAATGGCACTTCTTGGATTCGGGAATGCTCTTCCAGTTTTCAGCATGGCTCCTAGTTTTGGGCCTTTCAAGCCTGCAGGACTTCTACCAACAATAACTGAGGAGGATAGAGTTATATTGAACAATGTTCAAAGAGTAGTCGAGTTCCTGGCTGCAGGGAGTTCGATATCAAGAACATCCAATCAG GAATTAAATGTGTCTCAGGTTATCCAAGAGTTTCTTCCTGTTATGCCGAGTATCTCTTCCAAAGTGCTCCCTGAAGTGCTCAGCCGATTATCTTCACGGGTAATAGCACGTGTGATTAGAGATACAATTTTGTAA
- the LOC112197876 gene encoding ankyrin repeat domain-containing protein 13C isoform X1 yields MAAIDVLKYAHSPAHKAIVTKDYASLRRILAALPRLSNPAEIQTESASLAEEEKADAIAAVIDRRDVPNRDTPLHLAVKLGDQTATEMLMVAGADWSLQNEQGWSALQEAICSREEAISMIIVRHYQPLAWAKWCRRLPRLIGTMRRMRDFYMEITFHFESSVIPFISRIAPSDTYKIWKRGANLRADMTLAGFDGFRIQRSDQSVLFLGDGSDDGKVPPGSLCMISHKDREVMNALDGAGSQATEEEVRQEVVAMSQTNIFRPGIDVTQAVLLPQLTWRRQEKTETVGSWKAKVYDMHNVVVSIKSRRVPGAMTDDEFFSSCNENETESEELDDILTEDERRQLEVALKLDSSESTNESGDGIIEHRHSCYESREIPIEDVSNCRNGETKQEKKGWFGGWRKRDTKNEGHKKTVPPRSSLCVDEKVSDLLGDSPSRNQSRPGRNNVDAVVRGDDHRRGRDIKASSSVGSDSRSRHKDASKENEYKKGLRPILWLSPNFPLQTEELLPLLDILANKVKAIRRLRELLTTKLPMGTFPVKVAIPVIPTIRVIVTFTKLEELAPLDEFATPPSSPTSAGRESPAGMQSSSSSWFQWIRAPYHRPGSSTTGSSSRIETIPDPFAIPADYTWVTVEAKKKKMQEKNKSKKGKSHHK; encoded by the exons ATGGCTGCAATTGACGTTCTCAAGTATGCTCATAGTCCTGCACACAAAGCCATAGTCACCAAGGACTATGCCAGTCTCAGGAGGATTCTTGCAGCTCTTCCGCGGCTTTCTAATCCTGCCGAGATTCAAACTGAATCAGCTTCATTAGCTGAAGAAGAGAAGGCCGATGCCATTGCTGCCGTCATTGATCGACGGGATGTCCCAAACCGTGACACCCCTCTTCACTTGGCTGTAAAACTTGGGGACCAGACAGCCACTGAAATGCTTATGGTTGCCGGGGCAGACTGGAGCTTGCAGAATGAGCAGGGGTGGAGTGCACTCCAGGAAGCAATTTGCAGTAGAGAAGAAGCAATTTCCATGATTATAGTTAGGCACTATCAGCCATTGGCTTGGGCAAAATGGTGCAGAAGGTTGCCTCGTTTAATTGGAACCATGCGGAGGATGAGAGACTTCTACATGGAAATTACATTCCACTTCGAGAGTTCTGTGATTCCTTTCATTTCGAGGATTGCTCCATCAGACACATACAAGATCTGGAAAAGGGGGGCAAATTTGAGAGCAGACATGACATTGGCTGGTTTCGATGGTTTTAGGATTCAGCGTTCTGATCAGAGTGTTCTTTTTCTTGGTGATGGGTCTGACGATGGCAAGGTGCCTCCTGGGTCACTTTGCATGATCTCACACAAGGATAGGGAGGTGATGAATGCTTTGGATGGGGCTGGGTCTCAAGCAACTGAAGAAGAGGTTCGGCAAGAGGTGGTTGCAATGTCGCAGACTAATATATTCAGGCCTGGCATTGATGTGACTCAGGCAGTTCTCTTACCTCAGTTGACTTGGAGGCGGCAGGAGAAAACAGAAACGGTTGGATCATGGAAGGCTAAGGTATATGATATGCATAATGTGGTTGTGAGTATCAAGTCTAGGCGGGTCCCTGGGGCTATGACAGATGATGAGTTTTTCTCATCTTGCAATGAAAATGAAACAGAAAGTGAGGAACTTGATGATATTTTGACAGAGGATGAGAGGAGGCAACTTGAAGTTGCACTGAAACTGGATTCATCCGAATCGACCAATGAGAGTGGTGATGGAATTATTGAGCATCGTCATAGTTGTTATGAGTCGAGAGAAATTCCTATTGAGGATGTAAGCAATTGTAGAAATGGAGAGACCaagcaggaaaagaaaggatGGTTTGGTGGATGGAGGAAACGGGATACCAAAAATGAAGGACATAAAAAGACTGTCCCACCAAGAAGTTCTCTTTGTGTGGATGAGAAGGTGAGTGATCTGCTAGGAGATTCTCCATCCAGAAATCAAAGCAGACCCGGAAGAAATAATGTGGACGCTGTTGTGAGGGGCGATGATCACAGGAGAGGAAGGGATATAAAAGCATCTTCCTCGGTGGGTTCTGATAGCAGAAGTCGTCATAAGGATGCAAGCAAGGAGAATGAGTATAAGAAAGGGCTAAGGCCTATTCTCTGGCTTTCCCCCAACTTTCCACTACAAACAGAGGAACTGTTGCCGTTGCTTGATATTCTAGCAAACAAGGTTAAGGCCATCCGTCGTTTGAGGGAACTGCTTACTACCAAACTTCCAATGGGAACATTTCCCGTCAAG GTTGCTATCCCAGTGATTCCCACTATCAGAGTAATTGTCACTTTTACAAAACTTGAAGAATTAGCCCCATTGGATGAATTTGCAACACCCCCTTCGAGCCCCACTTCTGCAGGCAGAGAGAGCCCAGCAGGGATGCAATCCTCGAGTTCATCTTGGTTTCAGTGGATACGCGCTCCTTACCATCGCCCTGGCTCGTCCACTACTGGTTCTAGCAGTAGGATAGAAACTATTCCGGACCCATTTGCAATTCCAGCAGATTATACGTGGGTTACAGttgaagcaaagaagaagaaaatgcagGAGAAGAACAAATCAAAGAAAGGGAAAAGTCACCACAAATGA